In one window of Microplitis demolitor isolate Queensland-Clemson2020A chromosome 4, iyMicDemo2.1a, whole genome shotgun sequence DNA:
- the LOC103574875 gene encoding splicing factor U2AF 50 kDa subunit, whose protein sequence is MSDKIRRDEDRHCDRRHKSPNRDRKDRSRRRSKDPRDRKRSRTPKKHDNNSLRRKPSLYWDVPAPGFENITSMQYKSMQASGQIPVNIITDIPQLAVPVVGSTISRQARRLYIGNIPFGVNEKEMMEFFNKQMHLNGLAQAEGNPVLTCQINLEKNFAFLEFRSIDETTLAMSFDGIYYAEQSLKIKRPHDYQSMPGVSDNLSKDVLESPHKLFIGSLPTYFNDEQVKELLENFGGLRSFNLVKESATGMSKGYAFCEFIDVSITDQVIAGLNGMQIDDKKLFVQRASIGAKNSITNPQVAVQIQVPGLTKLETSDSPTEVLCLLNMVTTEDLMDENEYEDILEDIMEECNKYGVVKSLEIPRPIEGIDVPGCEKVFVEFNSVIDCQKAQQILSGRKFNDRVVVTSYYDPEKYHRREF, encoded by the coding sequence atgagtgaTAAAATAAGGCGAGATGAAGATCGACATTGTGACAGAAGACACAAATCACCAAACCGTGATCGTAAGGACCGTTCAAGACGTCGATCAAAAGACCCCAGGGATAGAAAACGTAGCAGGACTCCAAAAAAACATGATAATAATTCACTACGAAGAAAACCATCACTTTATTGGGATGTCCCAGCACCtggttttgaaaatattacatCAATGCAATATAAATCAATGCAAGCATCTGGTCAAATACcagttaatattattacagATATACCCCAATTAGCTGTACCAGTTGTTGGAAGCACAATAAGCCGTCAAGCCAGACGTTTATATATTGGTAACATACCATTTGGGGttaatgaaaaagaaatgatggaatttttcaataaacaaaTGCATTTGAATGGATTAGCACAAGCTGAAGGTAATCCAGTGTTGACTTGTCagataaatttagaaaaaaatttcgcttttCTTGAGTTTCGCTCAATTGATGAAACAACGCTCGCAATGTCATTTGATGGTATTTATTATGCGGAACAGAGCTTGAAGATAAAGCGTCCACATGATTATCAATCAATGCCTGGAGTGAGTGATAATCTAAGTAAGGACGTGTTGGAGTCACCACACAAACTATTCATTGGTAGCTTACCAACTTATTTCAATGACGAGCAGGTAAAAGAGCTGCTGGAAAATTTTGGAGGACTACGATCATTCAATTTAGTTAAGGAATCAGCGACCGGGATGTCTAAAGGTTATGCATTCTGCGAGTTTATTGATGTATCGATCACAGACCAGGTTATTGCTGGACTAAATGGCATGCAAATCGATGACAAAAAACTCTTTGTTCAACGAGCTAGCATTGGTGCTAAGAATTCGATAACTAATCCACAAGTAGCAGTACAAATTCAAGTACCAGGATTGACAAAGTTGGAAACTAGTGATTCTCCTACAGAAGTATTGTGTCTACTTAACATGGTAACGACGGAAGATTTGATGGATGAAAATGAGTACGAAGACATTCTTGAAGATATCATGGAagaatgtaataaatatgGTGTTGTTAAGTCTCTTGAAATTCCGAGACCTATCGAGGGTATTGATGTTCCAGGGTGTGAAAAAGTATTTGTGGAATTCAACAGCGTGATTGATTGCCAAAAAGCACAACAAATATTGAGTGGTCGTAAATTTAATGATCGTGTTGTCGTAACGTCTTATTACGACCCTGAGAAATATCATCGGAGGGAATTTTAA